Proteins from a genomic interval of Vanacampus margaritifer isolate UIUO_Vmar chromosome 4, RoL_Vmar_1.0, whole genome shotgun sequence:
- the nqo1 gene encoding NAD(P)H dehydrogenase [quinone] 1, which yields MELAPEEENLGDELQQAADDSRVFETEVVECTAQKTVLIVYAHQSLGSFNDAVRDVTTKELSKQGYRVIVSDLYAMNFKANSTKSDIIGDLKNSKLFQYGEETMHAWTEGRLSDDIVAEQRKVEEAELIIFQFPLYWFSVPAIMKGWMDRVLSQGFAFSLEKMYNNGIFKDKKAMLSFTTGATQSMFRPDGINGDINVALWPLQNGTLHFCGFQVLAPQIFWSPAHCPAGVRTAMLKEWHARLRGLLDEKCLTFAPCEWFDLSFEKGFLLQPKVKEEQESNAYGITTGHHLGKLLPPDNQTKVQLTDEELVSTCLRTQMAVTTNKM from the exons CTCAGAAAACGGTACTGATCGTGTACGCCCACCAGAGCTTGGGCTCATTTAACGATGCCGTCCGGGACGTGACAACTAAGGAGCTATCAAAGCAAGGCTACCGAGTCATCGTGTCGGACCTTTATGCTATGAACTTCAAAGCCAACTCCACAAAGAGTGATATCATTG GTGATTTAAAGAACTCCAAGCTTTTCCAGTATGGAGAGGAGACAATGCACGCGTGGACGGAGGGTCGCCTAAGTGACGACATTGTGGCCGAACAACGCAAAGTAGAAGAGGCGGAGCTAATCATCTTCCAG TTTCCTTTGTACTGGTTCAGTGTACCTGCCATCATGAAGGGATGGATGGACCGAGTGCTGAGTCAGGGCTTTGCTTTCTCCCTGGAAAAGATGTACAACAATGGGATTTTCAAG GACAAGAAAGCGATGTTATCTTTTACAACTGGAGCTACACAATCGATGTTTCGCCCCGATGGCATCAATGGAGACATTAACGTCGCACTGTGGCCTCTACAG aatgGCACTCTGCACTTCTGTGGATTTCAGGTCCTTGCACCTCAGATTTTCTGGAGTCCAGCTCACTGCCCTGCTGGAGTTCGAACTGCAATGCTAAAAGAGTGGCATGCGCGTCTCCGAGGACTGCTGGATGAGAAGTGTCTGACTTTTGCCCCATGTGAATGGTTTGACCTGAGCTTTGAAAAGGGTTTCCTGCTCCAGCCAAAGGTGAAGGAGGAGCAGGAGTCCAATGCCTACGGGATCACCACAGGACACCATCTTGGCAAACTACTCCCCCCTGACAACCAGACAAAAGTACAGCTCACAGATGAAGAACTTGTTAGTACCTGCCTTCGCACACAAATGGCTGTAACTACAAACAAAATGTGA